A region from the Tahibacter amnicola genome encodes:
- a CDS encoding SDR family oxidoreductase, with translation MRLKGKVAVVTGAGRGLGRECAVAFAREGADLVLIDVSGDIAGVPYPLSTPSQLACTEAACREHGASVLSEFADVRRLDEIERVVDKAMARFGRIDILLNNAGIAAPSGKVVHDISEEEWNLMVDVDLNGAWRMLKAVGKIMTSQRAGSIVNIASTAGTVGYRHFSGYVAAKHGVVGLTKAAALDYGPVKVRVNAICPGSVRDADHVEGRMLSEIARSLDVDVAEHESVFVQSQPMNELIEPADIADAAIWLGSDAARRVTGSVVTVDAGFTAR, from the coding sequence ATGAGACTGAAAGGGAAAGTGGCCGTCGTGACCGGTGCGGGACGTGGCCTGGGTCGCGAGTGCGCCGTGGCGTTTGCCCGGGAGGGCGCGGACCTCGTCCTGATTGACGTGTCCGGCGATATTGCCGGGGTGCCATACCCACTGAGCACGCCCAGCCAGCTGGCCTGCACGGAAGCGGCGTGCCGGGAGCACGGCGCATCGGTGCTGTCGGAGTTTGCCGACGTGCGCCGCCTCGATGAGATCGAGCGCGTAGTAGACAAAGCCATGGCGCGGTTCGGCCGGATCGACATCCTGCTGAACAACGCCGGTATTGCCGCGCCCTCCGGAAAAGTCGTCCACGACATTTCCGAGGAGGAGTGGAACCTCATGGTAGATGTCGATCTCAATGGCGCCTGGCGGATGCTCAAAGCCGTCGGGAAGATCATGACGTCCCAGCGCGCGGGCAGCATCGTCAATATCGCGTCGACTGCCGGCACCGTCGGTTACCGTCATTTCTCCGGCTACGTTGCGGCCAAGCATGGCGTTGTCGGGCTCACGAAGGCGGCCGCGCTCGACTACGGGCCGGTCAAGGTGCGGGTGAATGCCATCTGTCCCGGTTCGGTCCGTGACGCCGATCACGTGGAAGGTCGGATGCTCTCGGAGATCGCGCGCTCGCTGGATGTGGATGTGGCCGAGCACGAAAGCGTCTTCGTCCAGTCTCAACCCATGAATGAGCTGATTGAACCGGCAGACATCGCCGATGCTGCCATCTGGCTGGGCTCGGATGCGGCCCGCCGGGTGACTGGCAGTGTCGTCACGGTCGATGCGGGTTTCACTGCACGCTGA